A stretch of the Macaca mulatta isolate MMU2019108-1 chromosome 16, T2T-MMU8v2.0, whole genome shotgun sequence genome encodes the following:
- the LOC718184 gene encoding uncharacterized protein LOC718184, with product MLSNLLAYCCSRDILDVCEVSENVPDFTPAFSHWHLLLAWAVWLCMVLGESSLTMQMLSSDLAGKGDRECRAPAEDSPRPKIQRVRAPTTSACMPFPGSPHTDSQHPLPKDWAVPDQHPTKSSVRPVFGGAGSQEDGRGGVELTSGSSRPLRKLCHWLGVKWVWSSEP from the coding sequence aTGTTATCTAATCTGTTGGCATACTGTTGTTCACGGGATATTCTTGATGTGTGTGAGGTCTCTGAGAACGTCCCCGACTTCACTCCTGCTTTTAGTCACTGGCATCTTCTTTTAGCTTGGGCCGTCTGGCTGTGCATGGTTTTGGGGGAGTCCTCCTTGACCATGCAGATGCTGAGCAGTGACCTGGCTGGGAAAGGGGACCGGGAGTGCAGGGCACCTGCTGAGGACTCACCTAGGCCCAAGATTCAGAGAGTCAGGGCTCCAACCACATCCGCCTGCATGCCTTTCCCAGGCTCTCCCCACACAGACAGCCAGCACCCCCTCCCCAAAGACTGGGCAGTTCCTGACCAGCACCCCACCAAGTCCTCAGTAAGGCCTGTCTTTGGGGGAGCAGGGTCTCAGGAGGATGGCAGAGGTGGTGTGGAACTCACGTCTGGCAGTTCCCGGCCTCTCAGGAAGCTTTGCCACTGGCTTGGGGTTAAGTGGGTGTGGAGCTCTGAACCCTAA
- the ENDOV gene encoding endonuclease V isoform X3, translating into MAQEAAEWPPEETLSLWKREQARLKARVVDRDTEAWQRDPAFSGLRRVGGVDVSFVKGDSVRACASLVVLSYPELEVLLVDGNGVLHHRGFGVACHLGVLTDLPCVGVAKKLLQVDGLENNALHKDKIRLLQTRGDSFPLLGDSGTVLGMALRSHDRSTRPLYISVGHKMSLEAAVRLTCCCCRFRIPEPVRQADICSREHIRKSLGLPRPPTPRSPTQRPVACPRGDSGESSGEGRPPQDHSPGPRTAPRPSSQEQEGKDWQ; encoded by the exons ATGGCCCAGGAGGCGGCGGAATGGCCGCCGGAGGAAACGCTGTCACTGTGGAAACG GGAGCAAGCTCGGCTGAAGGCCCGCGTCGTAGACAGGGACACCGAGGCGTGGCAGCGAGACCCCGCCTTCTCGGGTCTGCGGAGGGTCGGGGGCGTTGACGTGTCCTTCGTGAAAGGGGACAGTGTCCGCGCTTGTGCCTCCCTGGTGGTGCTCAGCTACCCTGAGCTCGAG GTCCTTCTTGTGGATGGAAACGGGGTGCTCCACCACCGAG GTTTTGGGGTGGCCTGCCACCTTGGCGTCCTTACAGACCTGCCTTGCGTTGGGGTGGCCAAGAAACTTCTGCAGGTGGATGGGCTGGAGAACAACGCCCTGCACAAGGATAAG ATCCGACTCCTGCAGACTCGAGGAGACTCGTTCCCTCTGCTGGGAGACTCTGGGACTGTCCTGGGAATG GCCCTGAGGAGCCACGACCGCAGCACCAGGCCCCTCTACATCTCCGTGGGccacaagatgagcctggaggcAGCTGTGCGCCTGACTTGCTGCTGCTGCAGGTTCCGGATCCCAGAGCCCGTGCGCCAG GCTGACATCTGCTCCCGAGAGCACATCCGCAAGTCGCTGGGACTCCCCAGGCCACCCACACCGAG GAGCCCGACGCAGAGGCCAGTGGCATGCCCCAGAGGAGACTCTGGAGAGTCCTCAGGGGAGGGCCGGCCCCCACAGGACCACAGCCCAGGCCCCAGGACAGCCCCAAGGCCAAGCTCCCAGGAGCAGGAGGGCAAGGACTGGCAGTAG
- the ENDOV gene encoding endonuclease V isoform X1 has product MAQEAAEWPPEETLSLWKREQARLKARVVDRDTEAWQRDPAFSGLRRVGGVDVSFVKGDSVRACASLVVLSYPELEVVYEESRMVSLTAPYVSGFLAFREVPFLLELVQQLREKEPGLMPQVLLVDGNGVLHHRGFGVACHLGVLTDLPCVGVAKKLLQVDGLENNALHKDKIRLLQTRGDSFPLLGDSGTVLGMALRSHDRSTRPLYISVGHKMSLEAAVRLTCCCCRFRIPEPVRQADICSREHIRKSLGLPRPPTPRSPTQRPVACPRGDSGESSGEGRPPQDHSPGPRTAPRPSSQEQEGKDWQ; this is encoded by the exons ATGGCCCAGGAGGCGGCGGAATGGCCGCCGGAGGAAACGCTGTCACTGTGGAAACG GGAGCAAGCTCGGCTGAAGGCCCGCGTCGTAGACAGGGACACCGAGGCGTGGCAGCGAGACCCCGCCTTCTCGGGTCTGCGGAGGGTCGGGGGCGTTGACGTGTCCTTCGTGAAAGGGGACAGTGTCCGCGCTTGTGCCTCCCTGGTGGTGCTCAGCTACCCTGAGCTCGAG gtggtgtACGAGGAGAGCCGCATGGTCAGCCTCACAGCCCCCTACGTGTCGGGCTTCCTGGCCTTCCGAGAGGTGCCCTTCTTGCTGGAGCTGGTGCAGCAGCTGCGGGAGAAGGAGCCGGGCCTCATGCCCCAG GTCCTTCTTGTGGATGGAAACGGGGTGCTCCACCACCGAG GTTTTGGGGTGGCCTGCCACCTTGGCGTCCTTACAGACCTGCCTTGCGTTGGGGTGGCCAAGAAACTTCTGCAGGTGGATGGGCTGGAGAACAACGCCCTGCACAAGGATAAG ATCCGACTCCTGCAGACTCGAGGAGACTCGTTCCCTCTGCTGGGAGACTCTGGGACTGTCCTGGGAATG GCCCTGAGGAGCCACGACCGCAGCACCAGGCCCCTCTACATCTCCGTGGGccacaagatgagcctggaggcAGCTGTGCGCCTGACTTGCTGCTGCTGCAGGTTCCGGATCCCAGAGCCCGTGCGCCAG GCTGACATCTGCTCCCGAGAGCACATCCGCAAGTCGCTGGGACTCCCCAGGCCACCCACACCGAG GAGCCCGACGCAGAGGCCAGTGGCATGCCCCAGAGGAGACTCTGGAGAGTCCTCAGGGGAGGGCCGGCCCCCACAGGACCACAGCCCAGGCCCCAGGACAGCCCCAAGGCCAAGCTCCCAGGAGCAGGAGGGCAAGGACTGGCAGTAG
- the ENDOV gene encoding endonuclease V isoform X2, translating to MAQEAAEWPPEETLSLWKREQARLKARVVDRDTEAWQRDPAFSGLRRVGGVDVSFVKGDSVRACASLVVLSYPELEVVYEESRMVSLTAPYVSGFLAFREVPFLLELVQQLREKEPGLMPQVLLVDGNGVLHHRGFGVACHLGVLTDLPCVGVAKKLLQVDGLENNALHKDKIRLLQTRGDSFPLLGDSGTVLGMALRSHDRSTRPLYISVGHKMSLEAAVRLTCCCCRFRIPEPVRQADICSREHIRKSLGLPRPPTPRSPTQRPVACPRGDSGESSGEVPSPQRQADRTAPGGRRSTAQCQVG from the exons ATGGCCCAGGAGGCGGCGGAATGGCCGCCGGAGGAAACGCTGTCACTGTGGAAACG GGAGCAAGCTCGGCTGAAGGCCCGCGTCGTAGACAGGGACACCGAGGCGTGGCAGCGAGACCCCGCCTTCTCGGGTCTGCGGAGGGTCGGGGGCGTTGACGTGTCCTTCGTGAAAGGGGACAGTGTCCGCGCTTGTGCCTCCCTGGTGGTGCTCAGCTACCCTGAGCTCGAG gtggtgtACGAGGAGAGCCGCATGGTCAGCCTCACAGCCCCCTACGTGTCGGGCTTCCTGGCCTTCCGAGAGGTGCCCTTCTTGCTGGAGCTGGTGCAGCAGCTGCGGGAGAAGGAGCCGGGCCTCATGCCCCAG GTCCTTCTTGTGGATGGAAACGGGGTGCTCCACCACCGAG GTTTTGGGGTGGCCTGCCACCTTGGCGTCCTTACAGACCTGCCTTGCGTTGGGGTGGCCAAGAAACTTCTGCAGGTGGATGGGCTGGAGAACAACGCCCTGCACAAGGATAAG ATCCGACTCCTGCAGACTCGAGGAGACTCGTTCCCTCTGCTGGGAGACTCTGGGACTGTCCTGGGAATG GCCCTGAGGAGCCACGACCGCAGCACCAGGCCCCTCTACATCTCCGTGGGccacaagatgagcctggaggcAGCTGTGCGCCTGACTTGCTGCTGCTGCAGGTTCCGGATCCCAGAGCCCGTGCGCCAG GCTGACATCTGCTCCCGAGAGCACATCCGCAAGTCGCTGGGACTCCCCAGGCCACCCACACCGAG GAGCCCGACGCAGAGGCCAGTGGCATGCCCCAGAGGAGACTCTGGAGAGTCCTCAGGGGAGG TACCCAGTCCCCAGAGACAGGCTGACCGCACCGCCCCTGGGGGACGCCGCAGCACAGCCCAGTGCCAGGTGGGGTAG